Proteins from a genomic interval of Kitasatospora herbaricolor:
- a CDS encoding Uma2 family endonuclease — MSAEPYPDWIRPPAGGWTADDLDRLPDLPPHTQLIDGSLVFVSPQTKFHMRTIRALERALVAAAPEEWEVWREMTVKLNARNRPEPDLLVVDARSDTGPRQTFCLAADVLLAVEVVSEESMERDRDTKPRKYAAAGIPHFWRVESDEGRPVVYVYELDPATGGYGVAGIHHKVLKLDRPFPVDVELG; from the coding sequence ATGAGCGCCGAACCGTACCCCGACTGGATCCGCCCGCCGGCCGGCGGCTGGACCGCCGACGACCTCGACCGGCTGCCGGACCTCCCGCCGCACACGCAGCTGATCGACGGGAGCCTGGTGTTCGTGAGTCCTCAGACGAAGTTCCACATGAGGACGATCCGCGCCCTGGAGCGCGCACTGGTGGCGGCGGCCCCCGAGGAGTGGGAGGTGTGGCGGGAGATGACGGTGAAACTGAATGCGCGGAACCGGCCCGAGCCCGATCTCCTCGTGGTGGACGCGCGCTCGGACACCGGGCCGAGGCAGACCTTCTGTCTCGCCGCCGATGTCCTGCTGGCCGTCGAGGTGGTCTCGGAGGAGTCCATGGAGCGGGACCGCGACACCAAGCCCCGCAAGTACGCCGCCGCCGGCATCCCGCACTTCTGGCGGGTGGAGAGCGACGAGGGCCGCCCCGTGGTCTACGTGTACGAGCTGGACCCGGCCACCGGCGGGTACGGCGTGGCGGGGATCCACCACAAGGTGCTGAAGCTGGACCGCCCGTTCCCGGTGGACGTCGAACTCGGCTGA
- the ilvC gene encoding ketol-acid reductoisomerase: protein MAELFYEDDADLSIIQGRKVAVIGYGSQGHAHALSLRDSGVDVRVGLLEGSKSRAKAEEAGLRVVSPSEAAAEADVIMILVPDPIQGDVYKEAIEPNLKAGDALFFGHGLNIRFGFITPPADVDVCMVAPKGPGHLVRRQYVEGRGVPAIVAVEQDATGKAFDLALSYAKGIGATKAGVIKTTFTEETETDLFGEQAVLCGGTAALVKAGFETLVEAGYQPEIAYFECLHELKLIVDLMYEGGLEKMRWSISETAEWGDYVTGPRIITADTKAEMKKVLAEIQDGTFANTWIAEYKAGLPKYNEYKNADSEHLLETTGKKLRKLMSWVKEEA, encoded by the coding sequence GTGGCCGAGCTGTTCTACGAAGACGACGCCGACCTGTCCATCATCCAGGGCCGCAAGGTCGCGGTCATCGGCTACGGCAGCCAGGGCCACGCCCACGCGCTGTCGCTGCGCGACTCGGGCGTGGACGTCCGTGTCGGCCTCCTGGAGGGCTCGAAGTCCCGTGCCAAGGCGGAGGAGGCCGGCCTGCGCGTCGTGTCGCCGTCCGAGGCCGCGGCCGAGGCCGACGTCATCATGATCCTGGTGCCGGACCCCATCCAGGGCGACGTGTACAAGGAGGCCATCGAGCCGAACCTGAAGGCGGGCGACGCCCTCTTCTTCGGCCACGGCCTCAACATCCGCTTCGGCTTCATCACGCCGCCGGCCGACGTCGACGTCTGCATGGTCGCCCCGAAGGGCCCGGGCCACCTGGTCCGCCGCCAGTACGTCGAGGGCCGCGGCGTCCCCGCGATCGTCGCCGTCGAGCAGGACGCCACCGGCAAGGCCTTCGACCTGGCGCTCTCGTACGCCAAGGGCATCGGCGCCACCAAGGCCGGCGTCATCAAGACCACCTTCACCGAGGAGACCGAGACCGACCTGTTCGGTGAGCAGGCCGTCCTCTGCGGTGGCACCGCCGCCCTGGTCAAGGCCGGTTTCGAGACCCTGGTCGAGGCCGGCTACCAGCCGGAGATCGCCTACTTCGAGTGCCTGCACGAGCTGAAGCTCATCGTCGACCTCATGTACGAGGGCGGCCTGGAGAAGATGCGCTGGTCCATCTCGGAGACCGCCGAGTGGGGCGACTACGTCACCGGCCCGCGCATCATCACCGCCGACACCAAGGCCGAGATGAAGAAGGTCCTCGCCGAGATCCAGGACGGCACCTTCGCCAACACCTGGATCGCCGAGTACAAGGCCGGCCTGCCGAAGTACAACGAGTACAAGAACGCCGACTCCGAGCACCTGCTGGAGACCACCGGCAAGAAGCTCCGCAAGCTCATGAGCTGGGTCAAGGAAGAGGCGTAG
- the serA gene encoding phosphoglycerate dehydrogenase — MTSKNAVVLIAEELSPATVDALGPDFEIRHCNGADRTELLTAIADVDAILIRSATKVDAEALAAAKKLKVVARAGVGLDNVDVSAATKAGVMVVNAPTSNIVTAAELACGLLIASARHIAPANAALKQGEWKRNKYTGVELSEKVLGVVGLGRIGVLVAQRMSAFGMKIVAYDPYIQAARAAQMGVKLLTLEELLEVSDFITVHLPKTPETIGLIGDEALHKVKPTVRIVNAARGGIVDEAALASALRDGRVAGAGLDVYAKEPCTDSPLFAFDNVVATPHLGASTDEAQEKAGIAVAKSVRLALAGELVPDAVNVQGGVIAEDVRPGLPLAEKLGRIFTALAGEVAVRLDVEVRGEITQHDVKVLELSALKGVFEDVVAETVSYVNAPLFAQERGVEVRLTTSSESPEHRNVITVRGTLSGGGEIAISGTLSGPKQIQKIVGVDAFDVDVALTDHMAFFKYEDRPGVVGILGRHLGDAGINIAGMQVARDGEGALASITVDSQIPQEVLSAIAAEIGAKFARSVDLR; from the coding sequence GTGACTTCCAAAAACGCCGTCGTACTGATCGCCGAAGAGCTGTCGCCCGCCACCGTTGACGCCCTCGGTCCGGATTTCGAGATCCGCCACTGCAACGGCGCGGACCGTACCGAGCTGCTGACCGCCATCGCCGACGTGGACGCGATCCTGATCCGCAGCGCCACCAAGGTGGACGCCGAGGCGCTCGCCGCGGCGAAGAAGCTGAAGGTCGTCGCCCGGGCCGGCGTCGGCCTCGACAACGTCGACGTCTCCGCCGCCACCAAGGCAGGCGTGATGGTCGTCAACGCGCCGACCTCCAACATCGTGACCGCGGCCGAGCTGGCCTGCGGCCTGCTGATCGCCAGCGCCCGGCACATCGCGCCCGCCAACGCCGCTCTCAAGCAGGGCGAGTGGAAGCGCAACAAGTACACCGGTGTCGAGCTCTCCGAGAAGGTGCTCGGTGTCGTCGGCCTCGGCCGGATCGGCGTGCTGGTCGCCCAGCGGATGTCCGCCTTCGGCATGAAGATCGTCGCGTACGACCCCTACATCCAGGCCGCCCGCGCGGCCCAGATGGGCGTCAAGCTGCTGACCCTGGAGGAGCTGCTGGAGGTGTCGGACTTCATCACCGTCCACCTCCCGAAGACCCCCGAGACCATCGGCCTGATCGGCGACGAGGCGCTGCACAAGGTCAAGCCGACCGTGCGCATCGTCAACGCGGCCCGCGGCGGCATCGTGGACGAGGCCGCGCTCGCCAGCGCCCTGCGCGACGGCCGGGTGGCCGGCGCCGGCCTGGACGTGTACGCCAAGGAGCCCTGCACCGACTCCCCGCTGTTCGCCTTCGACAACGTGGTCGCCACCCCGCACCTGGGCGCCTCCACCGACGAGGCGCAGGAGAAGGCCGGCATCGCGGTGGCCAAGTCGGTCCGCCTGGCGCTGGCCGGCGAGCTGGTGCCGGACGCGGTCAACGTCCAGGGCGGCGTGATCGCCGAGGACGTGCGCCCGGGCCTGCCGCTCGCCGAGAAGCTCGGCCGGATCTTCACCGCGCTGGCCGGCGAGGTCGCCGTCCGCCTGGACGTCGAGGTCCGCGGCGAGATCACCCAGCACGACGTCAAGGTGCTCGAACTCTCCGCGCTCAAGGGTGTGTTCGAGGACGTCGTGGCCGAGACGGTCAGCTACGTCAACGCGCCGCTGTTCGCGCAGGAGCGCGGCGTGGAGGTCCGCCTGACGACCAGCAGCGAGAGCCCCGAGCACCGCAACGTCATCACCGTGCGCGGCACGCTCTCCGGCGGCGGCGAGATCGCCATCTCGGGCACGCTGTCCGGCCCGAAGCAGATCCAGAAGATCGTCGGCGTGGACGCCTTCGACGTGGACGTGGCGCTCACCGACCACATGGCCTTCTTCAAGTACGAGGACCGCCCCGGCGTGGTCGGCATCCTCGGCCGTCACCTCGGTGACGCGGGCATCAACATCGCGGGCATGCAGGTCGCCCGTGACGGTGAGGGCGCGCTCGCCTCGATCACCGTCGACAGCCAGATCCCGCAGGAGGTCCTGTCGGCGATCGCGGCCGAGATCGGCGCCAAGTTCGCCCGCTCGGTCGACCTGCGCTGA
- the ilvN gene encoding acetolactate synthase small subunit, whose translation MSKHTLSVLVENKPGVLARIAALFSRRGFNIDSLAVGPTEHPDISRMTIVVNVEDLPLEQVTKQLNKLVNVIKIVELDQSAAIQRELVLVKVRADNDTRSQIVEIVQLFRAKTVDVSPDAVTIEATGSSDKLEAMLRMLEPFGIKELVQSGLVAIGRGARSITDRSLRALDRSA comes from the coding sequence ATGTCCAAGCACACCCTCTCCGTCCTGGTCGAGAACAAGCCCGGCGTGCTCGCCCGCATCGCCGCCCTGTTCTCCCGTCGGGGATTCAACATCGACTCCCTCGCGGTCGGCCCGACCGAGCACCCGGACATCTCCCGGATGACCATCGTGGTCAACGTCGAGGACCTCCCGCTGGAGCAGGTCACCAAGCAGCTCAACAAGCTGGTCAACGTGATAAAGATCGTCGAACTCGACCAGTCCGCTGCGATCCAGCGGGAACTGGTCCTGGTGAAGGTCCGCGCCGACAACGACACCCGGTCGCAGATCGTCGAGATCGTCCAGCTGTTCCGCGCCAAGACGGTCGACGTGTCACCCGATGCGGTGACCATCGAGGCCACCGGCAGCTCCGACAAGCTGGAGGCGATGCTCCGGATGCTGGAGCCCTTCGGCATCAAGGAGCTCGTGCAGTCCGGCCTGGTGGCCATCGGGCGCGGCGCCCGTTCGATCACCGACCGCTCGCTGCGCGCCCTCGACCGCAGCGCGTAG
- a CDS encoding YfhO family protein: MSETFTPRRREAAAAGVAAVLAAGAYCLATAARGTYPLGPHAPARAALGDIAVPFHAHLWDLLHGNTTGDLLFNWGSGYGTPFLPDLAAYLLNPFSWLVGLFPRADVGAAVFLVTVLSIAAAAALMTHALGRLHHGPPWLRALLAVGYALCAWVLDDGAANPGWMWGPVALPLLLLAADWCLHERRWAAGAVCVAAAWAGSLHTAVAATLTAGLVLLVRLVASAPLLPGSTPRAWVRVTGRAVTMTAAGALVSSPVLFVAVTAAQDARPGPLTSTDASPGLLAQLSQLLPGGQAAPPLPDVAVGMLGLLLAASLPFNPRVRARERIAWCVLPALAALILLRRPEVLRWHGLALPVAGPYRAAFVVSGLLVLAAWVSLSHRPGPLPLLGGAGLVLLLAVLAHGQDALRTPDWLRAAAGGAAALAALWALELLHDRPRASGLITLALAAGVLGGAVWSAYAAGGAAGREVATAPAEAAYRALRAAGDWPDGRADPGPHAFTANDPLLLGGQGGGYASDQLPAALAQTLHDLGAGWTDSGRHTLSPDDPVGRALFGVRTYLVDGPAPDGFTVAHAPAPPLVTVRPPGPGDTGSVWTRRETVLGGPLYEVPVPVPAGGPPAVPHGSSGWSVPATPPGQAGTVLAASCPPGSTAYFHALWFHGTVSGLGSTFTSDGEQPYTAVGVRVLGPVPADGRVEVLLRTSTAGQVPARPLGCLRAGALDGTLARLAAGGGAVVTAGGHSVSAVLPAGPAGTAVLSVPAVRGWTCSAGGGPYTAPRSVVGLVGVPLKAGDSRLTCSFRQPGLAPGLVVGLASAGVIALVAATHVPRRRPARSARATRRAGAAAAGGAAGSPPA, translated from the coding sequence TTGAGCGAGACCTTCACCCCTCGCCGCCGGGAGGCCGCCGCGGCCGGGGTCGCCGCCGTGCTGGCCGCGGGCGCGTACTGCCTGGCGACGGCCGCCCGCGGGACCTACCCGCTCGGTCCGCACGCCCCCGCCCGCGCCGCCCTGGGAGACATCGCCGTCCCGTTCCACGCCCACCTGTGGGACCTGCTGCACGGCAACACCACCGGCGACCTGCTGTTCAACTGGGGCAGCGGCTACGGCACGCCGTTCCTGCCCGACCTCGCCGCCTACCTGCTCAACCCCTTCTCCTGGCTGGTCGGGCTCTTCCCGCGCGCGGACGTCGGCGCGGCCGTGTTCCTGGTCACCGTGCTGAGCATCGCCGCCGCCGCCGCGCTGATGACCCACGCCCTGGGCCGGCTGCACCACGGACCGCCCTGGCTGCGGGCCCTGCTCGCGGTCGGGTACGCGCTCTGCGCCTGGGTGCTGGACGACGGCGCCGCGAACCCGGGGTGGATGTGGGGGCCGGTGGCGCTGCCGCTGCTGCTGCTGGCGGCCGACTGGTGCCTGCACGAACGGCGCTGGGCGGCCGGGGCCGTCTGCGTGGCGGCGGCCTGGGCCGGCAGCCTGCACACCGCCGTGGCGGCCACCCTCACCGCCGGACTGGTGCTGCTGGTCCGCCTGGTGGCCAGCGCCCCGCTGCTGCCGGGGTCCACGCCGCGGGCCTGGGTCCGGGTGACCGGGCGGGCGGTGACCATGACGGCGGCCGGGGCGCTGGTCTCCTCGCCGGTGCTGTTCGTCGCCGTCACCGCCGCGCAGGACGCCCGGCCCGGGCCGCTCACCTCGACCGACGCCTCCCCCGGCCTGCTCGCCCAGCTCTCCCAGCTGCTGCCCGGCGGGCAGGCCGCTCCGCCACTGCCGGACGTCGCGGTCGGGATGCTCGGGCTGCTGCTGGCGGCGAGCCTGCCGTTCAACCCCCGGGTGCGGGCCAGGGAGCGGATCGCCTGGTGCGTGCTGCCCGCGCTGGCGGCGCTGATCCTGCTCCGGCGGCCCGAGGTGCTGCGCTGGCACGGCCTGGCCCTGCCGGTGGCCGGCCCGTACCGGGCGGCCTTCGTGGTCAGCGGACTGCTCGTGCTGGCCGCCTGGGTCTCCCTCTCGCACCGGCCCGGGCCGCTCCCGCTGCTCGGCGGGGCCGGGCTGGTGCTGCTGCTCGCGGTGCTCGCCCACGGCCAGGACGCGCTGCGCACCCCGGACTGGCTGCGGGCGGCGGCCGGCGGCGCGGCCGCGCTGGCCGCGCTGTGGGCGCTGGAGCTGCTGCACGACCGGCCCCGGGCGAGCGGGCTGATCACCCTGGCGCTGGCCGCCGGGGTGCTGGGCGGCGCCGTCTGGTCCGCGTACGCGGCGGGCGGAGCGGCCGGGCGCGAGGTGGCGACGGCGCCGGCCGAGGCCGCCTACCGGGCACTGCGGGCGGCCGGCGACTGGCCGGACGGCCGCGCCGATCCCGGTCCGCACGCGTTCACCGCCAACGACCCGCTGCTGCTGGGCGGTCAGGGCGGCGGGTACGCCTCCGACCAGTTGCCCGCCGCCCTCGCGCAGACCCTGCACGACCTGGGGGCGGGCTGGACCGACTCGGGCCGGCACACCCTGAGCCCGGACGACCCGGTCGGCCGGGCGCTGTTCGGCGTCCGGACGTACCTCGTGGACGGCCCGGCCCCGGACGGTTTCACGGTGGCCCACGCGCCGGCCCCGCCACTGGTCACGGTGCGCCCGCCCGGCCCGGGCGACACCGGCTCGGTCTGGACCCGGCGGGAGACCGTGCTGGGCGGGCCGCTCTACGAGGTACCCGTCCCGGTGCCGGCCGGCGGGCCGCCCGCCGTACCGCACGGCAGCAGCGGCTGGTCGGTGCCGGCCACCCCGCCGGGCCAGGCCGGCACCGTCCTGGCGGCGAGCTGCCCGCCGGGCAGTACGGCGTACTTCCACGCCCTCTGGTTCCACGGCACGGTGTCGGGGCTCGGCAGCACCTTCACCAGTGACGGCGAACAGCCGTACACGGCCGTGGGGGTACGGGTGCTCGGCCCGGTGCCGGCCGACGGCCGGGTGGAGGTGCTGCTGCGCACGTCCACCGCCGGCCAGGTCCCGGCCAGGCCGCTGGGCTGCCTGCGGGCCGGCGCGCTGGACGGGACGCTGGCACGACTGGCGGCGGGTGGCGGCGCGGTGGTGACGGCGGGCGGGCACAGTGTCAGCGCGGTGCTCCCGGCCGGTCCGGCCGGCACCGCGGTGCTGTCGGTGCCGGCCGTCCGGGGCTGGACCTGCTCGGCGGGCGGCGGGCCGTACACCGCGCCGCGGTCCGTGGTCGGTCTGGTCGGCGTGCCGCTGAAGGCCGGGGACTCCCGGCTCACCTGCTCGTTCAGGCAGCCGGGGCTGGCGCCCGGGCTGGTGGTGGGGCTGGCCTCGGCCGGGGTGATCGCACTGGTGGCGGCGACCCACGTACCGCGCCGCCGGCCGGCCAGGTCGGCCCGGGCGACCCGCCGGGCCGGGGCCGCGGCGGCCGGCGGCGCGGCCGGTTCGCCGCCGGCCTGA
- a CDS encoding 3-isopropylmalate dehydrogenase produces the protein MSRSLRLAVIPGDGIGQEVVAEGLKVLGAALPADVKVEATEYDLGARRYHRTGETLPDSVLEELKGHDAILLGAIGDPSVPSGVLERGLLLKLRFAFDHHINLRPGKLFPGVKSPLAGEPEIDFVVVREGTEGPYVGNGGTLRTGTEHEVATEVSLNTAYGIERVVRDAYRRADARPRKKLTLVHKNNVLVHAGHLWTRIFQQVGQEFPEVTTDYLHVDAATIFFVTQPERFDVIVTDNLFGDILTDLAAAVTGGIGLAASGNINPSGDFPSMFEPVHGSAPDIAGQGKADPTATVLSVAMLLEHLGFTAEAAKVEAAVAADLAERTGVRSTSQVGDALVARVSG, from the coding sequence ATGTCTCGCAGCCTTCGTCTCGCAGTGATCCCCGGTGACGGCATCGGCCAGGAAGTGGTGGCCGAAGGCCTCAAGGTCCTGGGTGCCGCCCTCCCCGCGGACGTCAAGGTGGAGGCGACCGAGTACGACCTCGGCGCCCGCCGCTACCACCGCACCGGGGAGACCCTCCCGGACAGCGTGCTGGAGGAGCTCAAGGGCCACGACGCGATCCTGCTCGGCGCCATCGGCGACCCGAGCGTCCCGTCCGGCGTCCTGGAGCGCGGGCTGCTGCTGAAGCTGCGCTTCGCCTTCGACCACCACATCAACCTCCGCCCGGGCAAGCTCTTCCCCGGTGTGAAGTCGCCGCTGGCCGGCGAGCCGGAGATCGACTTCGTCGTCGTCCGCGAGGGCACCGAGGGCCCGTACGTCGGCAACGGCGGCACCCTGCGCACCGGCACCGAGCACGAGGTGGCCACCGAGGTCAGCCTCAACACCGCGTACGGCATCGAGCGCGTGGTGCGCGACGCCTACCGCCGCGCCGACGCCCGCCCGCGCAAGAAGCTGACCCTGGTCCACAAGAACAACGTGCTGGTGCACGCCGGCCACCTGTGGACCCGGATCTTCCAGCAGGTCGGCCAGGAGTTCCCCGAGGTCACCACCGACTACCTGCACGTCGACGCCGCGACGATCTTCTTCGTCACCCAGCCCGAGCGCTTCGACGTGATCGTCACCGACAACCTGTTCGGCGACATCCTCACCGACCTGGCCGCCGCCGTCACCGGCGGCATCGGCCTGGCGGCGAGCGGCAACATCAACCCGTCCGGCGACTTCCCGTCGATGTTCGAGCCCGTGCACGGCTCGGCGCCGGACATCGCCGGCCAGGGCAAGGCCGACCCGACCGCCACCGTGCTGTCCGTCGCCATGCTGCTGGAGCACCTCGGCTTCACCGCCGAGGCGGCCAAGGTCGAGGCCGCCGTGGCCGCCGACCTGGCCGAGCGCACCGGCGTCCGCTCCACCTCGCAGGTCGGCGACGCGCTCGTCGCCCGAGTATCCGGCTGA
- a CDS encoding S8 family peptidase translates to MLKQSVRRPLSRLGVALALMAGPVAALGAHPAALAGTVSAGGAPVGAPTGSAPARAAGQLSAGQVTVLLELGTEAAAPAWQRAAAVARRALRSPEAVRQEAARAGAGQRREAVRALDRLAADVRAAVPEAHELYRTEALLTGLAVTAPAGRLPALRALPGVRAAHPVARKERVNAHSVPLTGAPSVWAGVPGGSGDADRPDTGQGVRIGIIDSGIDYTHADFGGPGTEEAFRAVDGAAPAPAGLFPNHKVTGGKDLVGDDYDPDPSSPTFQPQPHPDDNPIDCALNGHGTHVAGTAAGLGVSTDGRTYTGPYRPGLDPAGFRVGPGAAPGAELYAIRVFGCDGSTDQLTQALDLAADPDGDGDLTDRLDVVNLSLGSRFGNTDDADSIAADRLSALGTVVVASAGNEGDVYGIGGSPGTAPRALTVAASVDPHSDADGLRVLAPDRLAGVVPAHWSSRYQDWAAKEVTGELALPVDQSDGCTAFDESDRARLAGRIAVLSWQTKDSERACGSGPRADHAADAGAIGTLFAAVDDHLAEIAGNDRIPAVLLARADGERLRAATAEGPVTVQLATPGNTLHGVVGQEQPQRTDTLTDFTSRGIGVPGVVKPDLAAPGETIWSAKAGSGSGGMREGGTSMAAPHVAGLAALVRSAHPGLTVEQVKAALMNTATDTWSGDDHSGPVYGPERTGAGRARVDLAVRTPAVAYAAGEGAVEGAVGVSFGPVPVGGPLELTREVEVRNVSGAPLAYRTGYRAATELPGASFGLAPGRITVPAGGTARVTVTLRVPGQLGRVPDPTVDTAQAGHARSYRGELSGLLLLTPDDAPGAGPDGPPELRVPLFAAPRAASGLSAEVQARLPRTGTLLTLGGTAAPAATDGLVSAFALAGEGERWPDCPADGICVDRPGDRSADLRAAGAATDAPAVAAGPAEQLGRGMLYLAANFWAPAVTPVGVHAVRASIDTDGDGTTDVLVSADRLRGSDVLVARALDARTGKELDVQPLNARWGDTDTDLLDSDTVVLPVRLSVLPGLREGASQIRYGLWTGLAAPGLPDPAQAYSSIGLDGDRPTAVLDVLHPALDVRSGIGGPAAALAPERPGAVLEVRRAAGDRTRLLLVHHLNTDGQRAQIIGLG, encoded by the coding sequence GTGCTCAAGCAATCCGTCCGCCGCCCGCTCAGCAGACTGGGCGTCGCCCTGGCCCTGATGGCGGGGCCGGTGGCCGCCCTCGGCGCCCACCCGGCGGCCCTGGCCGGCACCGTGTCCGCCGGCGGCGCGCCCGTCGGCGCACCAACCGGCAGCGCGCCGGCCCGGGCCGCCGGGCAGCTGTCCGCCGGGCAGGTCACCGTCCTGCTGGAACTCGGCACCGAAGCCGCCGCCCCCGCCTGGCAGCGCGCCGCCGCCGTGGCCAGGCGCGCCCTGCGCTCCCCCGAGGCGGTCCGCCAGGAGGCCGCCCGCGCCGGTGCCGGCCAGCGCCGGGAGGCCGTCCGCGCCCTGGACCGGCTGGCCGCCGACGTCCGCGCCGCCGTCCCCGAGGCCCACGAGCTCTACCGGACCGAGGCCCTGCTCACCGGCCTGGCCGTCACCGCGCCGGCCGGCCGGCTGCCCGCCCTGCGCGCGCTGCCCGGCGTCCGGGCCGCCCACCCCGTCGCCCGCAAGGAGCGCGTCAACGCCCACTCCGTCCCGCTCACCGGCGCGCCGTCGGTCTGGGCCGGCGTGCCCGGCGGCTCCGGCGACGCCGACCGCCCCGACACCGGCCAGGGCGTGCGGATCGGCATCATCGACAGCGGCATCGACTACACCCACGCCGACTTCGGCGGCCCCGGCACCGAGGAGGCCTTCCGGGCCGTGGACGGCGCCGCGCCGGCCCCCGCCGGACTCTTCCCCAACCACAAGGTCACCGGCGGCAAGGACCTGGTCGGCGACGACTACGACCCCGACCCCTCCTCCCCGACGTTCCAGCCGCAGCCGCACCCGGACGACAACCCGATCGACTGCGCCCTGAACGGCCACGGCACCCATGTGGCCGGCACCGCGGCCGGCCTCGGCGTGAGCACCGACGGCCGCACCTACACCGGCCCCTACCGGCCGGGACTGGACCCGGCCGGCTTCCGGGTCGGCCCCGGCGCCGCCCCCGGCGCCGAGCTGTACGCGATCCGGGTGTTCGGCTGCGACGGCTCCACCGACCAGCTCACCCAGGCCCTCGACCTGGCCGCCGACCCGGACGGCGACGGCGACCTCACCGACCGCCTGGACGTGGTCAACCTCTCGCTGGGCAGCCGCTTCGGCAACACCGACGACGCCGACTCGATCGCCGCCGACCGCCTCTCCGCGCTCGGCACCGTGGTGGTCGCCTCGGCCGGCAACGAGGGCGACGTCTACGGCATCGGCGGCAGCCCCGGTACCGCCCCGCGCGCGCTCACGGTGGCCGCCTCGGTCGACCCGCACAGCGACGCGGACGGCCTGCGGGTGCTCGCCCCCGACCGCCTGGCCGGCGTCGTCCCGGCGCACTGGAGCTCCCGCTACCAGGACTGGGCGGCCAAGGAGGTCACCGGCGAACTCGCCCTGCCCGTCGACCAGTCGGACGGCTGCACGGCCTTCGACGAGAGCGACCGGGCCCGGCTGGCCGGGCGGATCGCGGTGCTCAGCTGGCAGACCAAGGACTCCGAGCGGGCCTGCGGCTCCGGCCCGCGGGCCGACCACGCGGCCGACGCGGGCGCCATCGGCACGCTGTTCGCCGCCGTCGACGACCACCTCGCCGAGATCGCCGGCAACGACCGGATCCCGGCCGTGCTGCTCGCCCGCGCCGACGGCGAGCGGCTGCGCGCCGCCACCGCCGAGGGCCCCGTCACCGTCCAGCTCGCCACCCCCGGCAACACCCTGCACGGCGTGGTCGGCCAGGAGCAGCCGCAGCGCACCGACACCCTCACCGACTTCACCTCGCGCGGCATCGGCGTCCCCGGGGTGGTGAAGCCCGACCTGGCGGCGCCCGGCGAGACCATCTGGTCGGCGAAGGCCGGAAGCGGCTCCGGCGGCATGCGCGAGGGCGGCACCTCGATGGCGGCCCCGCACGTGGCGGGCCTCGCCGCGCTGGTCCGCTCCGCGCACCCCGGCCTGACCGTCGAGCAGGTCAAGGCCGCGCTGATGAACACCGCCACCGACACCTGGTCCGGCGACGATCACAGCGGCCCGGTGTACGGGCCGGAGCGGACCGGCGCCGGGCGGGCCCGGGTCGACCTCGCCGTCCGCACGCCCGCCGTCGCGTACGCGGCGGGGGAGGGCGCCGTCGAGGGCGCGGTCGGGGTCTCCTTCGGCCCGGTTCCGGTCGGCGGCCCGCTGGAGCTGACCCGTGAGGTCGAGGTCCGCAACGTCTCCGGCGCGCCGCTGGCCTACCGGACCGGCTACCGGGCCGCCACCGAACTGCCCGGTGCCTCCTTCGGCCTGGCGCCCGGGCGGATCACCGTCCCGGCGGGCGGCACCGCCCGGGTCACCGTCACCCTCCGCGTCCCCGGGCAGCTGGGTCGGGTCCCGGACCCGACCGTCGACACCGCCCAGGCCGGGCACGCCCGGAGCTACCGGGGCGAACTCTCCGGCCTGCTGCTGCTCACCCCCGACGACGCGCCCGGGGCCGGCCCGGACGGCCCGCCGGAGCTGCGGGTGCCGCTGTTCGCCGCGCCCCGGGCCGCCTCCGGCCTCAGCGCCGAGGTCCAGGCCCGGCTGCCGCGGACCGGCACCCTGCTGACCCTGGGCGGCACCGCCGCACCCGCCGCCACCGACGGCCTGGTCAGCGCCTTCGCCCTGGCCGGCGAGGGCGAGCGCTGGCCGGACTGCCCGGCCGACGGGATCTGCGTCGACCGCCCGGGCGACCGGTCGGCCGACCTGCGGGCGGCCGGCGCCGCCACCGACGCGCCGGCCGTGGCGGCCGGCCCGGCCGAGCAGCTCGGCCGGGGCATGCTCTACCTGGCCGCGAACTTCTGGGCGCCCGCCGTCACCCCGGTCGGCGTGCACGCCGTCCGGGCCTCGATCGACACCGACGGGGACGGCACCACCGACGTCCTGGTCTCCGCGGACCGGCTGCGCGGCAGCGACGTCCTGGTGGCCCGGGCGCTCGACGCGCGGACCGGCAAGGAGCTGGACGTCCAACCGCTGAACGCCCGCTGGGGCGACACCGACACCGACCTGCTGGACAGCGACACCGTCGTGCTGCCGGTCCGGCTGTCGGTGCTGCCCGGACTCCGCGAGGGCGCCTCGCAGATCCGCTACGGGCTCTGGACCGGCCTCGCCGCGCCCGGACTGCCCGACCCGGCGCAGGCGTACTCCTCGATCGGGCTGGACGGCGACCGGCCGACCGCCGTCCTCGACGTGCTGCACCCGGCGCTGGACGTCCGCAGCGGGATCGGCGGCCCGGCCGCCGCGCTCGCGCCCGAACGGCCCGGCGCGGTGCTGGAGGTCCGCCGGGCCGCCGGTGACCGGACCAGGCTGCTGCTGGTCCACCACCTCAACACGGACGGGCAGCGGGCGCAGATCATCGGCCTCGGCTGA